A window of the Bdellovibrio sp. ZAP7 genome harbors these coding sequences:
- a CDS encoding PilZ domain-containing protein: protein MGPVVIFKAVNNQEQRKYLFEQLTAIEGDILLKGNEDESEHVHAISMNDLGQIQCILTDGGSFKFSFNKVLTCYFRVNNDKYMFEATAIPFEGGVNLTIKDLFHLQRRKNFRYTLPTGFQADCLIATLNQQQSNTTCRLLDVSTEGCAVLLTADMPTLRLDDRVEAVIFIGERDPIPVQGFVKNLRVQGDDMVIGLEFNHIANASEFAIMSAIVEMQRSVYQKKSA, encoded by the coding sequence ATGGGACCAGTGGTTATTTTTAAAGCCGTCAATAATCAGGAGCAGCGAAAATATCTTTTCGAGCAACTGACTGCTATCGAAGGAGATATCCTTTTGAAAGGCAACGAGGACGAGTCTGAACACGTTCATGCCATTTCCATGAATGACTTAGGCCAGATCCAATGCATTTTAACGGATGGCGGGAGTTTCAAATTCTCCTTTAACAAAGTTCTGACGTGCTATTTCCGCGTGAACAATGACAAGTACATGTTCGAAGCCACGGCGATTCCTTTCGAGGGCGGCGTGAACCTAACGATTAAAGACTTGTTTCATTTGCAAAGAAGAAAAAACTTCCGCTACACCCTGCCGACGGGTTTCCAAGCGGATTGTTTGATTGCGACTTTGAATCAACAGCAATCAAACACGACATGCCGTCTGTTGGATGTATCCACTGAGGGCTGTGCTGTGCTGTTGACGGCAGATATGCCGACATTGCGTTTGGATGACCGCGTAGAAGCCGTGATCTTTATCGGCGAACGTGATCCCATTCCAGTACAGGGCTTCGTCAAAAACTTGCGCGTGCAAGGCGACGATATGGTCATTGGCTTGGAGTTCAATCACATCGCCAACGCCAGCGAATTCGCCATCATGAGCGCCATCGTCGAGATGCAACGCTCGGTCTATCAAAAGAAATCCGCATAA
- a CDS encoding HNH endonuclease yields the protein MEYFFSAAPEAHQKKEKAKARELRQSQWWRQELGKGLCYHCGKKFKAAELTMDHLIPIARGGKSTKNNCVPSCKDCNSKKGYKTRAEMAMEELKASSQPAEASAEEVVPAAAETSESEE from the coding sequence ATGGAATACTTCTTTAGCGCGGCCCCCGAGGCCCACCAAAAAAAGGAAAAAGCGAAAGCTCGCGAGCTTCGCCAAAGCCAATGGTGGCGTCAAGAGTTGGGTAAAGGCCTTTGCTATCACTGCGGGAAAAAATTCAAGGCCGCAGAGCTCACGATGGATCATTTGATTCCTATCGCTCGTGGTGGGAAATCCACTAAAAATAACTGTGTTCCATCATGCAAGGATTGCAACAGCAAGAAGGGCTATAAAACCCGTGCCGAAATGGCTATGGAAGAGTTAAAAGCTTCTTCTCAACCGGCCGAGGCTTCTGCAGAGGAAGTCGTTCCTGCGGCAGCAGAAACCTCTGAATCTGAAGAATAA
- a CDS encoding LTA synthase family protein, translating into MFGHSQRLIKIFSLILLTMLFYALARAEFLVWNWNLFHSKSFGDIFWAFFVGMRFDLSAAFCGVAPVLFLSFFPWPARWNPYWEKMTWGIFCLINVPFLILNLVDTEFINFVGRRFTYDTIFILNEAQGKMLNFVGSYWLLFLINTLIVAAFMFLAWKLVHRSGKVHWQSHWQAWSAHGAMVFIALAFAVIGIRGGFQRKPINFVNANVFTAPLLNNLVLNSTFTFIKSYGAKKIKHEKYFANREDMLKLLNGSRVGSSLDKQGRPAAPQNIVIIMLESFGSEYLGPVDGETRTPYLDSLMKKSLVFEHAYANGRRSIEGVAAVMAGIPALMSEPFISSPFTSNYFLGLGTLLADKKYSTSFFHGGHNGTMYFDSFMQSAGVEKYYGSTEYGNSADDDGVWGIWDEPFLQWMLTKVNGFQQPFMTSVFTLSSHQPFKVPEKYVETFKEGRMPILKTISYTDMALEKFFKEAEKQPWFKNTLFVITADHTSLHYRPEYTNEVGDYKVPLFFYHPTYKFPKVDTNMVVQQIDILPTILDFLKIPQKETNYMGSSIFVKGDKVAVTFNDGIYQLLANDYRLRWVVGSSEPEMFSINDRNGDNVLTEPAARKAELIQKLKANIQYFNEGMWDNKLYYPTPAR; encoded by the coding sequence ATGTTTGGACATTCTCAGAGGCTTATTAAGATCTTTTCTTTGATTCTGCTTACGATGCTTTTTTATGCTTTGGCGCGAGCAGAGTTTTTGGTTTGGAATTGGAATTTATTTCATTCTAAGTCGTTCGGGGACATTTTTTGGGCGTTCTTTGTGGGAATGCGTTTTGATTTGTCGGCGGCGTTTTGTGGTGTCGCACCGGTTTTGTTTTTAAGTTTCTTTCCTTGGCCTGCTCGCTGGAATCCTTACTGGGAGAAGATGACTTGGGGAATTTTCTGTCTGATCAATGTTCCGTTTTTGATTCTGAATTTGGTGGATACAGAGTTTATTAACTTTGTCGGTCGCCGCTTTACTTACGACACGATTTTTATTTTGAATGAAGCCCAAGGTAAGATGCTTAACTTTGTTGGCAGCTATTGGCTTCTGTTTTTGATCAATACGTTAATTGTCGCGGCCTTTATGTTCCTTGCATGGAAACTTGTGCATCGTTCGGGAAAGGTTCATTGGCAAAGTCATTGGCAGGCATGGAGTGCGCACGGCGCGATGGTTTTTATCGCCCTCGCTTTTGCCGTGATCGGAATTCGCGGAGGATTTCAACGGAAGCCCATCAACTTTGTGAATGCCAATGTGTTCACAGCACCACTTTTGAATAATCTGGTTTTAAATTCTACCTTCACGTTTATCAAAAGCTATGGTGCCAAAAAAATTAAACATGAAAAGTATTTTGCCAATCGCGAAGACATGCTGAAGCTTTTGAATGGTTCCCGGGTTGGTTCCAGTCTGGATAAACAGGGGAGACCGGCGGCTCCGCAAAATATCGTCATCATTATGCTGGAAAGTTTTGGTTCGGAATATCTGGGTCCTGTGGATGGAGAAACGCGTACACCGTACCTGGATTCTTTGATGAAAAAGTCCCTGGTGTTTGAACACGCCTATGCCAATGGTCGTCGCTCGATCGAAGGTGTAGCAGCCGTGATGGCGGGCATTCCCGCTTTGATGAGCGAGCCCTTTATTTCGTCTCCATTTACTTCGAATTATTTCCTGGGACTGGGAACTTTGCTCGCGGATAAAAAATACTCCACCAGCTTTTTTCACGGTGGACATAATGGAACGATGTACTTTGATTCTTTCATGCAAAGTGCCGGTGTTGAAAAATACTATGGTTCAACCGAATACGGAAACTCTGCCGATGATGATGGCGTGTGGGGTATTTGGGATGAGCCGTTCTTGCAGTGGATGCTGACCAAAGTTAATGGTTTTCAGCAGCCATTTATGACCTCGGTTTTCACGTTGAGTTCGCATCAACCGTTTAAAGTTCCAGAGAAATATGTGGAGACGTTTAAAGAAGGTCGAATGCCAATTTTGAAAACTATTTCCTATACGGATATGGCGTTGGAAAAGTTTTTCAAGGAAGCGGAAAAGCAGCCTTGGTTTAAAAACACTTTGTTCGTGATCACTGCGGATCACACCTCTTTGCATTACCGTCCGGAATACACGAATGAAGTCGGGGATTACAAAGTTCCGTTGTTCTTTTATCATCCAACATACAAGTTCCCCAAGGTCGACACCAACATGGTCGTGCAGCAGATTGATATTTTGCCGACGATTTTGGATTTCTTAAAAATCCCCCAAAAAGAAACGAACTATATGGGAAGCTCGATCTTTGTTAAGGGCGACAAGGTTGCGGTGACGTTCAACGACGGCATTTATCAGCTTTTAGCAAACGATTACCGCTTGCGCTGGGTTGTGGGTAGCAGTGAGCCCGAGATGTTTAGCATCAACGACAGAAACGGCGATAACGTCCTGACTGAGCCCGCAGCCCGCAAGGCCGAACTGATTCAAAAACTCAAAGCGAATATTCAGTATTTCAACGAAGGCATGTGGGACAACAAACTATATTATCCCACTCCTGCCCGATAG
- a CDS encoding cyclic nucleotide-binding domain-containing protein yields MSVKSFKKGEVIFKDGDKITSVYLIQSGGASQCLIRGKKNVEFFQLGPSHFLGDQVILGAQTHPTAAIATAETKVLEIPVDTLKQLYEGAPQMLKVIIKSLAERLRMGVNEVRSSKLEKDSSPCPEDQVAKAFGAVFHTANHKGDKNVLPGRVVVEWMMMKQYAQRVFAESPKRVEQVINILVKQKLALYEMGKPADNPEGADEIQKVHFLDLGLVEAFFEFFQYYYFKGAGKSELLRVDEVCLNLLDGLLKVTGDSPEVDRFGVTSVEFAKFSEYCTNELGFALNNDHFTRLEGKGIFMKRRTVGAGVLLQFEIKEFRSMLQSWKMLREIDKWNERGYVDLNEKEEKPKKKSNGPECPQCKSEVVAGAKFCGECGHKLVSAA; encoded by the coding sequence ATGTCCGTAAAAAGCTTTAAAAAAGGCGAAGTCATCTTTAAGGATGGCGACAAAATCACATCGGTTTACCTGATTCAATCAGGCGGTGCTTCGCAATGCTTGATCCGTGGAAAAAAGAACGTGGAGTTCTTCCAATTGGGTCCTTCTCACTTCCTGGGCGACCAGGTTATTTTGGGTGCGCAAACTCATCCAACTGCAGCCATTGCTACGGCTGAAACGAAAGTTTTAGAAATCCCGGTTGATACTTTAAAGCAACTTTATGAAGGTGCTCCGCAAATGTTGAAAGTGATCATCAAATCACTGGCAGAGCGTTTGCGCATGGGCGTGAATGAAGTGCGTTCTTCAAAGCTTGAAAAAGACTCTTCGCCATGTCCTGAGGACCAAGTGGCGAAAGCCTTCGGTGCGGTTTTCCATACGGCAAATCATAAAGGTGATAAAAACGTCCTGCCCGGCCGTGTGGTTGTGGAATGGATGATGATGAAACAATACGCTCAGCGCGTATTTGCAGAAAGCCCAAAGCGCGTCGAGCAAGTGATCAATATTTTGGTAAAGCAAAAACTGGCTTTGTATGAAATGGGTAAACCTGCTGACAATCCAGAGGGCGCTGACGAAATCCAAAAAGTTCACTTTTTGGATTTGGGCCTGGTAGAAGCTTTCTTTGAATTCTTTCAATACTACTATTTCAAAGGTGCTGGTAAGTCTGAGCTTCTTCGTGTGGACGAAGTGTGTTTGAACTTGCTAGATGGTCTTTTGAAAGTGACTGGCGATTCCCCTGAAGTCGACCGTTTCGGCGTGACCAGTGTAGAGTTCGCTAAATTTTCTGAATACTGCACTAACGAATTGGGCTTTGCTTTGAATAACGATCACTTCACTCGCCTGGAAGGCAAAGGGATCTTTATGAAGCGCCGTACGGTGGGCGCAGGCGTACTTTTGCAATTCGAAATCAAAGAATTCCGTTCCATGTTGCAAAGCTGGAAAATGCTTCGCGAGATCGATAAATGGAATGAACGTGGTTACGTTGATTTGAACGAAAAAGAAGAAAAACCTAAGAAAAAATCCAACGGCCCTGAGTGCCCTCAATGTAAATCTGAGGTTGTCGCCGGAGCTAAATTCTGTGGAGAGTGCGGCCATAAACTGGTCAGCGCGGCATAG
- a CDS encoding substrate-binding domain-containing protein: MKFHSAIPFLLLSLTSLTAVAKDLDVHVFYWSSRIEAQVSMRRGLEEEIKKYNQTGARNINLIPHVAGEGRLGVSNQIHQLESAIESNPDALIVQPTDISTVSRAVQDAGLKKIPVFTFDQFILNAKVQSYVSSDNYQAGWNNGIYVESLFPRGQEIKIVMFEYTRVSAAINRIDGFFDALRSRNRKFVVLKRYESVDPLSATDAVASMLKDFPKKRSIDLVFTINDGAGNTVVEKLWNKGRKEILHATIDGDPVAVGNIRDHRLTVIDSAQFCGEMGREIARQVIAYFSTKPVVPKLLIPTFPVTRETLSQFKGWLSVPIAPPKSFSDPRSIEPTASLAKDMGNVTIRIGMAAHCPYLCDKGADQWTGYVYDILKDLATKNKFQLKIVNLRNKDLTMALKDKKVDFAVLPSYLVRYQPGFEIALTKLGVSYTGALFTPGVKVRLVDKNSLENMRVAFATLGQESDFSLDPEEYKKSIKLEGVEVADKVIKVIGERRVDVALGDYNVIRYTLLRRQLLNLELQATSLTGFNTLSLVSNAGETAHADLPIRLQKWFADARSSDKLHKILIRYNLNDWSEFEY, encoded by the coding sequence GTGAAATTTCATAGCGCGATTCCCTTCTTGCTGTTGTCCCTAACGAGTCTTACGGCCGTTGCCAAGGATTTAGACGTCCATGTTTTTTATTGGAGTTCGCGTATTGAAGCCCAAGTTTCCATGCGCCGGGGCCTCGAGGAAGAAATCAAAAAATACAATCAAACCGGTGCCCGAAATATCAATCTGATTCCCCATGTGGCGGGAGAAGGGCGATTGGGAGTTTCCAATCAAATTCATCAATTGGAAAGTGCCATTGAATCAAATCCTGATGCGTTGATCGTTCAGCCCACAGATATATCCACGGTCAGTCGCGCAGTTCAAGATGCGGGACTAAAAAAAATCCCCGTCTTTACCTTTGATCAGTTTATTTTAAATGCAAAAGTTCAATCCTATGTATCGAGTGATAATTATCAGGCGGGATGGAATAATGGTATTTACGTCGAAAGTCTTTTCCCCAGGGGACAAGAAATCAAGATCGTGATGTTCGAATACACGCGCGTTTCCGCTGCGATCAATCGTATCGATGGATTTTTTGATGCTCTTCGCAGTCGCAATCGAAAGTTCGTAGTGCTAAAACGCTACGAGTCCGTGGACCCTTTAAGTGCCACCGACGCCGTGGCCTCTATGCTGAAAGATTTTCCTAAAAAGCGCAGCATCGATTTAGTTTTCACGATCAATGATGGTGCCGGAAATACGGTCGTTGAAAAACTTTGGAATAAAGGCAGAAAAGAAATTTTGCATGCAACCATAGACGGGGACCCGGTGGCGGTTGGCAATATCAGGGACCACCGTTTGACGGTTATCGACTCGGCTCAATTTTGTGGAGAGATGGGGCGAGAAATTGCCCGACAGGTCATTGCGTATTTTTCTACAAAGCCTGTGGTGCCGAAATTATTAATTCCGACTTTTCCAGTGACTCGGGAAACTCTCTCTCAGTTTAAAGGTTGGTTGTCGGTCCCGATTGCTCCACCTAAAAGTTTTTCTGATCCGCGTTCTATTGAACCGACGGCTTCGTTGGCTAAGGACATGGGCAATGTCACGATACGTATCGGGATGGCAGCTCACTGTCCTTATCTTTGCGATAAAGGGGCGGATCAATGGACAGGGTATGTGTATGATATTCTGAAAGACCTCGCCACCAAGAATAAGTTCCAACTTAAAATCGTGAATCTCCGCAACAAGGATCTTACCATGGCTTTGAAAGACAAGAAGGTAGACTTTGCGGTTTTACCAAGTTATCTGGTTCGCTATCAGCCGGGATTTGAAATTGCTCTGACCAAATTGGGTGTGAGCTATACCGGTGCTCTTTTTACTCCAGGCGTAAAAGTGCGACTGGTGGATAAGAACTCTTTGGAAAATATGCGTGTGGCCTTTGCCACTCTCGGACAGGAATCAGATTTCAGTCTGGATCCAGAAGAGTATAAAAAGTCGATCAAACTTGAAGGTGTGGAGGTCGCTGATAAAGTCATCAAAGTGATAGGTGAGCGTCGCGTGGATGTGGCTTTGGGTGATTACAATGTGATTCGTTACACTTTGTTGCGCCGTCAGTTGTTGAATTTAGAGCTGCAGGCGACATCGCTGACGGGGTTTAATACGTTAAGTCTGGTTTCAAATGCCGGCGAAACGGCGCATGCAGATTTGCCCATCAGGTTGCAGAAGTGGTTCGCCGATGCACGAAGCTCTGACAAGCTTCATAAGATCTTAATCAGATACAATCTGAATGATTGGTCAGAATTTGAATACTAA
- a CDS encoding FAD-binding oxidoreductase produces MSPALLELDSFLKKDQIKTDEESLKYWGKDWTTYFDIKATAIVFPHTTEDVASLVKWARKNKIALVPSGGRTGLSGAAVATQGEVVVSFDQMNKIMDFSAVDQTVVIQAGVVTETLQEFAHSKNLFYPVDFAATGSSQMGGNISTNAGGIKVVRYGLTRDWVAGLKVVTGTGEILELNNGLVKNATGYDLRHLFIGAEGTLGFITEATIRLAPAPPPMKVLVMAVSGLEAVMKIFGKFKTQTSLVAFEMFSDKALAKVLANTGLPAPLETSASFYVLAEVEIRSEADEEKALEVFGQCAEDGWVIDGVISQSDTQATTFWRYREDISESLAKYSPYKNDISVAISKVPPFMVDLDKVLASAYPTWEVVWFGHIGDGNLHINILRPDGMSKEDFVKECRKVDVMVFDAVKKYQGSISAEHGVGLTKKSFLNYTRSNAEIELMKGIKKVFDPDNIMNPGKVI; encoded by the coding sequence ATGTCACCAGCTCTCCTCGAACTTGATAGCTTTCTAAAAAAAGACCAAATCAAAACTGACGAGGAAAGTTTAAAATACTGGGGCAAGGACTGGACGACTTATTTCGACATCAAGGCTACTGCCATCGTATTTCCTCACACTACTGAAGATGTGGCGTCTCTGGTAAAATGGGCACGCAAAAATAAAATCGCGTTGGTTCCATCAGGAGGTCGCACAGGTTTATCTGGTGCTGCTGTGGCAACTCAAGGCGAAGTGGTTGTTTCCTTTGATCAAATGAACAAGATCATGGACTTCAGCGCTGTGGATCAAACAGTCGTAATCCAAGCGGGTGTGGTGACGGAAACTCTGCAAGAGTTCGCCCATTCCAAAAATCTTTTCTATCCGGTGGATTTCGCAGCAACAGGTTCTTCGCAAATGGGCGGGAACATTTCTACCAATGCCGGCGGCATCAAAGTTGTACGCTACGGTTTGACTCGCGACTGGGTGGCTGGTCTTAAAGTTGTGACTGGCACGGGTGAAATCTTGGAGCTGAATAATGGTTTGGTAAAAAATGCGACTGGTTATGACCTTCGCCATTTGTTCATCGGCGCGGAAGGAACTCTGGGCTTTATCACCGAGGCGACAATTCGCCTGGCCCCTGCTCCCCCACCAATGAAAGTTTTGGTGATGGCCGTTAGCGGCCTTGAAGCTGTGATGAAAATTTTCGGTAAATTTAAAACTCAAACCTCACTTGTGGCATTTGAGATGTTTTCGGACAAAGCATTGGCAAAGGTTCTGGCGAACACAGGTTTACCAGCACCGCTTGAGACCTCTGCTTCATTCTATGTTTTGGCAGAAGTGGAAATCCGCTCTGAAGCAGACGAAGAAAAAGCATTGGAAGTATTCGGCCAATGCGCTGAAGACGGCTGGGTTATTGACGGCGTGATTTCTCAATCAGACACGCAGGCGACGACATTCTGGAGATATCGTGAAGATATCTCTGAGTCCTTGGCTAAATATTCTCCTTATAAAAACGATATCTCTGTGGCTATCTCCAAAGTTCCGCCATTCATGGTGGACTTGGATAAAGTTTTAGCAAGCGCTTACCCAACATGGGAAGTCGTGTGGTTCGGCCATATCGGTGATGGCAACTTGCACATCAATATCTTGCGCCCGGATGGCATGAGCAAAGAAGACTTCGTCAAAGAATGTCGCAAGGTCGACGTGATGGTTTTTGATGCGGTTAAAAAGTATCAGGGCTCAATCAGTGCCGAGCATGGTGTGGGTCTGACCAAGAAGTCATTCTTAAATTACACACGCTCTAATGCCGAAATTGAATTGATGAAAGGGATCAAAAAAGTATTTGATCCTGATAACATCATGAATCCCGGCAAAGTAATTTAG
- a CDS encoding DUF2892 domain-containing protein, protein MRCNVAVWDRVLRFLIGVGLTAYAFAGGPFWTYIGIYGLFTAAWGLCPIYAFFRIRTLKDFYRPVHDQE, encoded by the coding sequence ATGAGATGTAATGTCGCTGTCTGGGATCGAGTCCTTAGGTTTCTAATTGGCGTGGGTTTGACCGCCTACGCTTTCGCCGGTGGTCCTTTCTGGACTTACATCGGTATCTACGGTCTATTCACTGCGGCTTGGGGCTTGTGTCCTATCTACGCATTCTTTAGAATAAGAACACTGAAAGATTTTTACCGACCCGTTCACGACCAGGAATAG
- the grxD gene encoding Grx4 family monothiol glutaredoxin codes for MSPTLQKIDGIVKGNKVVLFMKGTQQFPMCGFSARACAILQDIGVQFHDVNVLEDEEIRSGIKEYGNWPTIPQLYINHQLVGGSDIMMEMYQSGELQDLLK; via the coding sequence ATGTCTCCAACTCTACAAAAAATTGACGGTATCGTTAAAGGTAACAAAGTTGTGCTTTTCATGAAAGGCACTCAACAATTTCCAATGTGCGGCTTCTCGGCACGTGCATGCGCGATTCTTCAAGACATCGGCGTACAATTTCACGATGTGAACGTCCTTGAAGACGAAGAAATTCGTTCTGGTATTAAAGAGTACGGCAACTGGCCAACCATCCCTCAATTGTATATCAACCACCAACTTGTTGGCGGTTCTGACATCATGATGGAAATGTACCAATCTGGCGAATTGCAGGATCTACTTAAGTAG
- a CDS encoding BolA/IbaG family iron-sulfur metabolism protein has protein sequence MTQEQMQKRLEETYPNCKIEIFDLTGTQDHWEVYVESSKFAGLTRIQQHQQVMACFGPELKTGEVHALSIKTKIV, from the coding sequence ATGACTCAAGAACAAATGCAAAAACGCCTGGAAGAGACTTACCCTAACTGTAAGATTGAGATTTTCGATCTGACTGGAACTCAAGATCATTGGGAAGTTTATGTGGAAAGCTCAAAATTCGCGGGCTTAACAAGAATCCAGCAGCACCAACAAGTGATGGCTTGCTTTGGACCAGAATTGAAAACTGGTGAAGTGCACGCACTCTCCATCAAAACAAAAATCGTTTAA